In a single window of the Leptospira sanjuanensis genome:
- a CDS encoding D-alanine--D-alanine ligase, which yields MAKIAVFFGGSSTEHSISIRTGCFICKTLHAMGHSVKPILLTKDGGWVVPLEYRMNLPFESVNSPDSFLEEFQKRNGVSKTDSLSHLDADIVFLGLHGGKGEDGTIQGFLGVLGIPYTGSGVTASAIAMDKTRANRIFLQTGQKVAPFFEIGKLEYTISPDAAISKLETLGFPQFLKPVEGGSSVSTHKITNKEQLAQELEQMFQTDSKVMSQSFLAGVEVSCGVLERYRNGSFSRIALPATEIVPGGEFFDFESKYKQGGSHEITPARIPDEQMKKVQELAIAAHESLGCRGYSRTDFIIVNGEPHILETNTLPGMTETSLIPQQAKAAGISMEEVFADLIEIGLKSSLH from the coding sequence TTGGCTAAGATCGCAGTCTTTTTTGGTGGCAGTTCTACGGAACACAGTATCTCGATTCGAACCGGTTGTTTTATTTGTAAGACTTTGCATGCGATGGGGCATTCGGTCAAACCCATTCTCTTGACCAAGGACGGAGGCTGGGTGGTTCCTTTAGAATATCGGATGAATCTCCCGTTCGAGTCAGTGAATTCTCCCGATTCTTTTTTGGAGGAGTTTCAAAAAAGGAACGGTGTTTCCAAAACCGATTCGCTTTCTCATCTCGACGCGGACATCGTTTTTCTCGGTCTTCACGGAGGAAAGGGAGAGGACGGAACGATCCAGGGATTTCTGGGAGTTCTCGGAATTCCTTATACCGGTTCGGGCGTGACCGCTTCCGCGATTGCGATGGATAAAACCCGCGCGAATCGGATTTTCCTGCAAACCGGTCAGAAGGTCGCTCCGTTTTTTGAGATCGGCAAATTGGAATATACGATTTCTCCTGACGCCGCGATTTCCAAATTGGAAACCTTGGGTTTTCCGCAATTTCTAAAACCGGTGGAAGGCGGGTCCAGCGTTTCCACGCATAAAATTACGAACAAAGAACAGCTTGCTCAAGAACTCGAACAGATGTTTCAAACCGACTCCAAGGTGATGAGTCAATCCTTTCTCGCGGGAGTGGAAGTTTCCTGCGGAGTTTTGGAAAGATATAGAAACGGATCGTTTTCACGGATAGCGTTACCCGCAACCGAAATCGTTCCCGGCGGAGAATTTTTCGATTTCGAATCCAAATACAAACAAGGCGGTTCTCACGAGATCACGCCCGCCCGAATTCCGGACGAACAAATGAAGAAGGTTCAAGAACTTGCGATTGCCGCCCACGAATCTCTCGGATGCCGAGGTTATTCCCGGACCGACTTTATCATCGTAAACGGCGAACCTCATATTCTCGAAACGAACACGTTGCCCGGCATGACGGAAACGAGTTTGATTCCCCAGCAAGCAAAGGCCGCCGGAATTTCCATGGAAGAAGTTTTTGCCGATCTGATCGAGATCGGACTCAAAAGTTCGCTTCATTGA
- the metW gene encoding methionine biosynthesis protein MetW — MTPLEKKTSIDLALKERPDFAYILNLIPSGSRVLDLGCGNGTLLYLLKEKGIRGQGIEKDEDCIVECIQRGVYVHHGDIDEGLEHHQDKRFDYVILNQTIQETRNPGEILKESLRIGKKVIVAFPNFGHWNVRWTILTTGKTPVTDLLPYRWFNTPNLHFLSVLDFIEFCEIQKFKIEDKAYFRDLSRVRFRPNFFSKLALFVIS; from the coding sequence ATGACCCCTTTGGAAAAAAAGACATCCATCGATCTGGCTTTGAAAGAAAGACCGGACTTCGCCTATATTCTCAATCTAATTCCGTCCGGTTCGAGGGTTTTGGACTTGGGTTGCGGGAACGGAACGTTATTGTATCTTTTAAAGGAAAAGGGAATCCGAGGCCAAGGAATCGAAAAGGACGAGGACTGCATCGTGGAATGTATCCAGCGAGGAGTTTATGTTCATCACGGCGACATCGACGAGGGTCTGGAACACCATCAGGACAAACGGTTCGATTACGTCATTCTCAACCAAACGATCCAGGAAACGAGAAACCCGGGAGAAATCTTAAAAGAATCCCTCCGCATCGGAAAAAAAGTCATCGTTGCGTTTCCGAACTTCGGTCATTGGAACGTTCGTTGGACGATTTTGACCACGGGCAAAACTCCCGTAACCGACCTTCTTCCCTATCGCTGGTTCAATACGCCGAACCTGCATTTCCTTTCGGTCCTCGATTTTATCGAGTTCTGCGAAATTCAAAAGTTCAAGATCGAGGACAAGGCGTATTTCAGAGATCTTTCCCGCGTCCGCTTTCGTCCGAATTTCTTTTCCAAGCTTGCGCTTTTTGTAATATCATAA